The Sulfuricurvum sp. IAE1 sequence AAAGATTGATATCAGAAGGAACCTCGCCATTAAACTCAGTCACCAAAACCTTGGCCATTCCTAACAGATTCTTTGCCTTACTGTTTGGGTATGAGCAGCTTTTAATTATTTCGTAAATATCTTCCACGCTAGCGTTTGCTAAACTCTTAGCATCGGGAAAACTTTTGAAAAAATTTGGTGTAATTAGATTTACACGTTTATCGGTGCATTGCGCACTAAGAATAACTGCCACAAGCAATTCATATGGG is a genomic window containing:
- the nth gene encoding endonuclease III, whose translation is MMNSKKELYRFVIEYFEKTRPIAETELHYSNPYELLVAVILSAQCTDKRVNLITPNFFKSFPDAKSLANASVEDIYEIIKSCSYPNSKAKNLLGMAKVLVTEFNGEVPSDINL